Proteins from a genomic interval of Arthrobacter sp. CAN_C5:
- a CDS encoding ABC transporter ATP-binding protein: MASITLNNLVKKYGDGFPAVNDISIDIADGEFIILVGPSGCGKSTLLRMIVGLEDITDGELLIDGERVNDKAPRDRNLAMVFQNYALYPHLTVYENIAFPLRLAKGKHSEEQVKKLVTEAASTLELTDHLQRKPANLSGGQRQRVAMGRAIVRQADAFLFDEPLSNLDAKLRGQMRSEISQMQRRLGVTSVYVTHDQTEAMTLGDRVAVLKMGELQQIASPRELYEQPRNLFVAGFIGSPSMNFIPATIENGKLQTVLGELDVPADKLAKVEGKKVVLVGVRPEFFEDAKLVEESKLPHGSIFTATLTHTEWLGNEQYGYINFNPDPEMRELLNNLAREMDADELRPQIVVTLDAASRIRGGREAEIWLDTRKLHLFDPESGENLTRDAEAGAALTAEAGEERAEEIATAQEADRVNGHGSGGSQAAAANGNDGSDQNGGGKHAAAS; encoded by the coding sequence ATGGCTTCAATTACCCTCAACAACCTGGTCAAGAAATATGGCGACGGGTTCCCCGCCGTCAATGACATCAGCATCGACATCGCCGACGGCGAGTTCATCATCCTGGTGGGCCCCTCGGGCTGTGGCAAGTCGACCCTCCTGCGCATGATCGTGGGCCTGGAAGACATCACCGACGGCGAGCTGCTGATCGACGGTGAGCGCGTCAACGACAAGGCACCCCGGGACCGCAATCTGGCCATGGTGTTCCAGAACTACGCCCTCTACCCGCACCTGACGGTGTACGAGAACATTGCCTTCCCGCTGCGCCTCGCGAAGGGCAAACACAGCGAGGAGCAGGTCAAGAAGCTTGTCACCGAGGCTGCGTCCACCCTTGAACTGACCGACCACCTGCAGCGGAAGCCAGCCAATCTTTCCGGTGGCCAGCGCCAGCGGGTTGCCATGGGCCGGGCCATCGTGCGCCAGGCCGACGCGTTCCTCTTTGACGAGCCACTCTCCAACCTGGATGCAAAGCTGCGCGGGCAGATGCGCTCCGAGATCTCCCAGATGCAGCGTCGGCTCGGGGTCACCAGTGTTTACGTGACCCACGACCAGACCGAGGCCATGACCCTGGGCGACCGGGTGGCAGTGCTGAAGATGGGCGAGCTGCAGCAGATCGCTTCCCCGCGTGAACTGTACGAGCAGCCACGCAACCTCTTCGTGGCCGGGTTCATTGGCTCGCCGTCTATGAACTTCATCCCCGCGACCATCGAGAACGGCAAGCTACAGACCGTCCTCGGCGAGCTCGATGTTCCCGCCGACAAGCTGGCGAAGGTCGAAGGCAAGAAGGTGGTCCTGGTGGGTGTGCGGCCCGAGTTCTTCGAGGACGCGAAACTGGTCGAGGAGTCCAAGCTGCCCCACGGCTCCATCTTCACGGCCACCCTCACCCACACCGAGTGGCTCGGCAACGAACAGTACGGCTACATCAACTTCAATCCGGACCCGGAGATGCGCGAGCTGCTCAACAACCTGGCTCGCGAGATGGACGCCGATGAGCTGCGCCCTCAGATTGTGGTCACACTCGACGCCGCCAGCCGCATCCGCGGCGGTCGCGAGGCCGAGATCTGGCTCGACACGCGGAAGCTGCACCTGTTCGACCCCGAGTCCGGCGAGAACCTCACCCGTGACGCCGAGGCCGGCGCCGCCCTCACGGCCGAGGCAGGCGAGGAACGCGCCGAGGAGATCGCCACCGCCCAGGAGGCCGACCGGGTAAACGGCCACGGCTCGGGCGGCTCGCAGGCTGCTGCAGCCAACGGTAATGACGGCAGTGATCAGAACGGTGGCGGCAAGCACGCCGCAGCCAGCTGA
- a CDS encoding carbohydrate ABC transporter permease, translating into MSSRREKIWWAVISVLVLVYALFPVASILATSFKSPSDLTNGSFLPSSGAATISNYEQILVGDAQELFLTSLRNSIGISLIATAIAVVLATLCAYAIARLDFPGKKLVLTTALAVSIFPVISIVTPLFNLWRNIGLYDTWLGLIIPYLSLTLPISIWTLAAFFRQIPWELEQAAQVDGATTWQAFRKAIVPLAAPGVFTTAIIAFFIAWNDFVYGISLTSTEAARPVPAALAFFTGASQFESPTGAISAAAIIVTIPIVLLVLLFQRQIVSGLTSGAVKG; encoded by the coding sequence ATGTCTTCCCGTCGCGAAAAGATCTGGTGGGCGGTCATCTCGGTCCTGGTGCTGGTTTACGCACTGTTCCCGGTGGCCTCCATCCTGGCCACCTCCTTCAAGTCCCCCAGCGACCTCACCAACGGAAGCTTCCTTCCCTCGTCGGGGGCCGCCACCATCTCCAACTACGAGCAAATCCTGGTCGGCGACGCGCAGGAGTTGTTCCTGACATCACTGCGGAACTCAATCGGCATCTCGCTCATCGCGACGGCGATTGCGGTTGTCCTGGCCACCCTGTGCGCCTATGCGATTGCCCGCCTCGATTTCCCCGGGAAGAAGCTGGTCCTTACCACCGCGCTGGCGGTCTCGATCTTCCCCGTGATCTCGATCGTGACCCCGCTGTTCAATCTCTGGCGCAACATCGGGCTGTATGACACGTGGCTCGGGCTGATCATCCCCTACCTGTCCCTGACCCTGCCGATCTCCATCTGGACGCTTGCCGCGTTCTTCCGGCAGATTCCGTGGGAGTTGGAGCAGGCGGCACAGGTCGACGGCGCCACCACCTGGCAGGCCTTCCGCAAGGCCATCGTCCCGTTGGCCGCACCCGGGGTCTTCACGACGGCGATCATCGCGTTCTTCATCGCGTGGAACGACTTCGTCTACGGCATCTCGCTGACCTCCACCGAGGCCGCCCGGCCGGTCCCGGCGGCGCTGGCATTCTTCACCGGCGCCTCGCAGTTCGAGTCACCCACCGGTGCCATCTCGGCCGCTGCGATCATCGTCACCATCCCGATCGTTCTGTTGGTACTGCTGTTCCAACGCCAAATCGTTTCCGGCCTGACCTCGGGCGCCGTCAAGGGCTAG
- a CDS encoding carbohydrate ABC transporter permease, which yields MSSSTINKPDAGKTPNPDKDKRAKKQHSDRVRAERRMGWYLAGPAFVVMLLVTLYPILQAFFESLFAFRLTAPDEREFIWFANYITILGDSVWWQGLLVTVLITVITVAVELVLGFALALVMSKALKSLKGILRTAILVPYGIITVVSAYAWFYAFDINSGYVNAWFDWVPGIDSDLNWFAQTGTSLFVIMASEIWKTTPFISLLLLAGLAQVPDELTEAAKVDGATWWEQMRKVVIPNMKAAIMVAVLFRALDAFRIFDNVFIMTNGENNTEVLSLLAYRTSISRLEIGLGSAVSVLLFLCVILISFAAIKIFKVDLAGTRGEK from the coding sequence GTGAGTAGCTCAACGATCAACAAGCCCGACGCCGGCAAGACACCGAATCCGGACAAGGACAAGAGGGCGAAGAAACAGCACAGCGACCGGGTCAGAGCCGAGCGGCGGATGGGCTGGTACCTCGCGGGCCCCGCCTTCGTGGTGATGCTGCTGGTGACGCTCTACCCGATCCTGCAGGCGTTCTTCGAATCCCTGTTCGCGTTCCGGCTCACCGCTCCCGATGAGCGTGAATTCATCTGGTTCGCCAACTACATCACCATCCTCGGGGACAGCGTCTGGTGGCAGGGCCTCCTCGTCACCGTCCTGATCACCGTGATCACTGTCGCCGTCGAACTGGTGCTTGGGTTCGCCCTGGCATTGGTGATGAGCAAGGCGCTGAAGTCCCTCAAGGGCATTCTCCGGACCGCGATCCTGGTGCCCTACGGCATCATCACGGTGGTCTCCGCCTACGCCTGGTTCTACGCGTTCGATATCAACTCGGGGTACGTGAACGCCTGGTTCGACTGGGTGCCCGGCATCGACTCGGACCTGAACTGGTTCGCACAGACCGGCACCTCGCTCTTCGTCATTATGGCTTCCGAAATCTGGAAGACCACCCCCTTCATCTCCCTGCTGCTGCTGGCCGGTCTGGCGCAGGTCCCCGATGAGCTGACCGAGGCCGCCAAGGTCGACGGCGCCACCTGGTGGGAGCAGATGCGCAAGGTGGTCATCCCGAACATGAAGGCGGCCATCATGGTCGCCGTGCTCTTCAGGGCCCTCGATGCGTTCCGAATATTCGACAACGTGTTCATCATGACCAATGGCGAGAACAACACCGAAGTGCTCTCGCTCCTCGCCTACCGGACGTCGATCAGCCGCCTCGAGATCGGCCTCGGCTCGGCCGTGTCGGTCCTGCTGTTCCTCTGCGTCATACTGATCAGTTTCGCTGCCATCAAGATCTTCAAAGTGGATCTTGCCGGCACGAGAGGAGAAAAATAA
- a CDS encoding extracellular solute-binding protein, with amino-acid sequence MGTMLLTGCGPAESVTTLTWYINPDAGGQAAIAASCTEEADGAYRIETSLLPTDAAAQREQLARRLAAGDTSMDIMSIDPPFIPELAEPGFLAPIPEDSVDLFSENVLEGALAGATWKDELVTVPFWANTQILWYRESVAEAAGLDMSQPVTWDQLIDAATEQDKLLGVQGSPAESMTVWINALVESAGGQILENPEAPADELELGLTSEAGQEAARIIGTIGTEGLGGPGLPTSTENTSLTLFQGDDGSFMVNYPFVWPATLGAVEAGSIDQSVVDDIGWALFPAVTEGEDAAPPLGGINLGVGADSDNPDLAYEAIECIVQPENQTEYFITNGNPPSNSEAYEDPAIEEDFPMATTIRDSLELAAPRPQTPFYNEISTGLQQEWSPPNEVDPDTTPERSQEFITAVLRGERLL; translated from the coding sequence ATGGGAACGATGCTGCTGACGGGCTGTGGTCCGGCAGAAAGCGTCACGACGCTGACCTGGTACATCAATCCCGATGCGGGCGGGCAGGCAGCGATTGCCGCCAGCTGCACCGAAGAGGCCGACGGCGCCTACCGGATTGAGACGTCGCTCCTCCCGACCGATGCTGCCGCCCAGCGCGAACAGCTCGCCCGCCGTCTCGCGGCCGGGGACACGTCAATGGACATCATGAGCATTGACCCGCCGTTCATCCCCGAGCTTGCGGAGCCCGGCTTTCTGGCACCCATCCCCGAGGATTCGGTGGACCTCTTCTCCGAGAATGTCCTCGAAGGCGCCCTCGCCGGTGCCACCTGGAAGGACGAACTGGTGACCGTCCCCTTCTGGGCCAACACCCAGATCCTCTGGTACCGCGAATCGGTTGCCGAGGCCGCCGGGCTGGACATGTCCCAGCCGGTCACCTGGGACCAGCTGATCGACGCAGCCACCGAGCAGGACAAGCTCCTCGGGGTCCAGGGTTCGCCAGCCGAATCGATGACCGTCTGGATCAACGCACTGGTGGAATCCGCCGGTGGCCAGATCCTCGAGAACCCCGAGGCCCCTGCCGACGAACTGGAGCTTGGCCTCACCTCCGAGGCCGGCCAGGAGGCGGCACGTATCATCGGGACCATCGGGACCGAGGGCCTCGGCGGCCCGGGCCTGCCGACCTCCACCGAGAACACCTCGTTGACCCTGTTCCAGGGCGACGACGGGTCCTTCATGGTCAACTACCCGTTCGTCTGGCCCGCCACCCTTGGCGCCGTCGAAGCGGGGTCGATTGACCAGTCTGTAGTCGACGACATCGGCTGGGCCCTGTTCCCCGCCGTCACCGAAGGCGAGGACGCCGCCCCACCACTGGGCGGGATTAACCTTGGCGTCGGCGCAGACAGCGACAACCCGGACCTGGCCTACGAGGCAATCGAATGCATCGTCCAGCCGGAAAACCAGACCGAGTACTTCATCACCAACGGCAACCCGCCGTCCAACTCGGAGGCGTACGAGGACCCAGCCATTGAGGAAGACTTCCCGATGGCGACGACAATCCGGGACTCCCTCGAACTCGCAGCACCACGCCCCCAGACACCGTTCTACAACGAAATCTCCACCGGACTGCAGCAGGAATGGTCACCACCGAACGAAGTGGATCCTGACACAACCCCCGAACGGTCCCAGGAGTTCATCACCGCAGTGCTCAGAGGGGAGAGGCTACTGTGA
- the panD gene encoding aspartate 1-decarboxylase yields MNRTMFKSKIHRATVTHADLHYVGSVTVDLDLLEAADILPGEMVSIVDVTNGARLETYTIAGERGSGVLGINGPAAHLVHQGDTVILITYAQLTDAEAHEYLPTVVHVDGQNRIVDLGNDPAESVVYGLERPPHALNNSALLQ; encoded by the coding sequence ATGAATCGCACAATGTTTAAGTCCAAAATCCACCGCGCGACGGTAACCCACGCCGACCTTCATTACGTGGGGTCCGTCACCGTGGACCTTGACCTGCTCGAAGCGGCAGACATCCTCCCCGGAGAGATGGTCTCGATTGTCGACGTCACCAATGGCGCACGCCTGGAGACTTACACCATCGCCGGTGAACGCGGTTCGGGAGTGCTGGGCATCAATGGTCCTGCGGCGCATCTGGTCCACCAGGGTGACACGGTCATCCTCATCACCTATGCGCAGCTCACCGACGCCGAAGCGCATGAGTACCTGCCCACCGTGGTGCATGTCGATGGGCAGAACCGCATCGTCGACCTCGGCAACGACCCCGCCGAGAGCGTTGTCTACGGCCTCGAGCGGCCACCCCACGCGCTGAATAATTCAGCACTGCTTCAGTAA
- a CDS encoding LysR substrate-binding domain-containing protein produces MYDPVQLRTFLAVAETLSFTGAAGRLNLSQPTVSQHIRKLEEAAGRQLILRDTRGVSLTDNGDAMAGFARTILAAQEQAVAYFSGSAMRGRLRFGVADDLAVTQLPRILRHFRQLYPQINLELTVTQSPLLLRRLRAGQVDLIFIKYMSGTGEGTLVQSDQLVWAGHGKTTLEDGAPVPLIVYQSPSLTRQMTIDALEKAGRTWRITCNTREINGVLAAARAGIGLAVFPQSLIPEDLVQVSNRFDLPAVGAVDFTLLSNPLANQELVAALTSAIMGRALRKAPDA; encoded by the coding sequence TTGTATGACCCGGTTCAGCTCAGAACGTTCCTCGCCGTGGCGGAAACCCTCAGCTTCACCGGCGCAGCGGGCCGGTTAAACCTGAGCCAGCCCACGGTCAGCCAGCACATCCGGAAGCTGGAGGAGGCCGCGGGGCGCCAACTGATCTTGCGGGACACCCGGGGCGTCAGCCTGACCGACAACGGTGACGCGATGGCAGGGTTCGCCCGGACCATCCTCGCGGCGCAGGAACAGGCCGTGGCGTACTTTTCCGGCTCGGCCATGCGGGGCCGCCTCAGGTTTGGCGTGGCCGATGATCTGGCCGTCACCCAGCTTCCCCGCATCCTCCGTCATTTCCGTCAGCTCTACCCGCAGATCAACCTCGAGCTCACCGTCACCCAGAGCCCCCTGCTGCTGCGCCGGCTGCGGGCCGGCCAGGTGGACCTGATTTTCATCAAGTACATGAGCGGCACCGGCGAGGGAACCCTGGTGCAGAGCGACCAGCTGGTCTGGGCAGGTCACGGGAAGACCACCCTGGAGGACGGCGCACCGGTTCCGTTGATCGTCTACCAGTCCCCCAGCCTCACCCGTCAGATGACCATCGATGCTCTGGAAAAGGCCGGCAGGACCTGGCGCATCACCTGCAACACCCGGGAGATCAATGGGGTCCTGGCCGCAGCGCGTGCCGGCATTGGTCTGGCCGTTTTCCCGCAATCCCTCATCCCTGAGGACCTGGTCCAGGTCAGCAACCGCTTCGACCTCCCCGCGGTCGGCGCCGTGGACTTCACCCTGCTCAGCAACCCCCTGGCCAACCAGGAACTGGTGGCCGCGCTGACGTCCGCGATCATGGGCCGCGCCCTCCGGAAGGCCCCGGATGCGTGA